One Pseudomonadota bacterium genomic window, GGAATGATTTCGTTACTATAGCCCTCGGATTCATTAATCAGCCTGATCTTGTTTTCCTTGGCGCTGGCAACATCCTGAAAAGACTGAATAACCTCTTTCGGGGGGTGAACATCCTGAAGCTGAATCGCGACAATCTGTACCCCTGCCTGGTAGTGGTTGAGAATTTCCTGCAGACGACTGGCGCAATCCTGCTGAATTTCGTACTTGCCGGTAGTCAGAACAATATCGATTTCATTCTTGCCGATGATCTCACGCATGGCCGCTTCAGTCGCTACCCGCACGGTCTCTTCCTGGGAGCTGACATTGAACAGATAGGCAATCGGATCACTGATCCTGTACTGAACAATAAACTGAGCGTTAACAATATTTTCGTCCCCGGTCAACATCAGCGACTCATGAGGAACCAGTTGGTAACGCGCCGGCGTGACCTTGGAAATCGTGCGAAAACCAATTTCGAGACGCTTGACCTGAGTAACCTTGGGCTTCAGCACCGTCTCTATGGGCCGTGGCAGATGCCAGTGAGGCCCGGCTTCGGTCGTGTATACGGCTTCACCAAAGCGCTTGACAACCCCTACTTCATCGGGGGCGACAATATAAAATCCGGTCGCCAACCAGCCAACCATCAGAATTGCCAGCAGTAGAAAAGGCCCTCCGGGCGGCCCCCCGCCGAAACCTTTTTCGGCTCGGTTGAAAACCTTTTTAACCAAATCTTCAATCTCACCCGACGATTTGCCTTTG contains:
- the hflK gene encoding FtsH protease activity modulator HflK; this encodes MPWEYNGDENKGKSSGEIEDLVKKVFNRAEKGFGGGPPGGPFLLLAILMVGWLATGFYIVAPDEVGVVKRFGEAVYTTEAGPHWHLPRPIETVLKPKVTQVKRLEIGFRTISKVTPARYQLVPHESLMLTGDENIVNAQFIVQYRISDPIAYLFNVSSQEETVRVATEAAMREIIGKNEIDIVLTTGKYEIQQDCASRLQEILNHYQAGVQIVAIQLQDVHPPKEVIQSFQDVASAKENKIRLINESEGYSNEIIPKAKGKATQMTNEAEAYKAKLINQATGDANRFSANLKAYRLAPEITRKRMRLEMMENVLQGLDKIIIDPKLTRSLLPLLPLESRPRALEQLSAGPVTAGAQGENRRSGQ